A genomic segment from Polyangium mundeleinium encodes:
- a CDS encoding pectin acetylesterase-family hydrolase yields MRQPLLAFAFLLFGCGDVSPNDLLSSGPHSEALEAEPQGAEATLSCTLPDRPVTHGPSTSEEWELVELSTATYPKALCNDGTPGTYMIHRNPASTKWLIWLEGGGNCYDSATCAQRWNSSGAKLMSSKQLTTRFAQGTLEFPSRGVFSVDQTENPTFHDANVVRLSYCSSDVWSGDLAGDPSLPVTDVKHWHFRGRAIIQAVFRELMLHENLPAATDIVYAGGSAGAGGVHFTVDDVRAQMPAGARFMGMPDAGFRFDHPSYDPNTGLESTAVPTDQRIFIEIAAGNWGGRGDASCHAAATTSDEHASCREPGWLTTHGHIRTPLLIIQNQYDHNPLGHLGVDLDSNMDAGEIGYTERYAARTRELLASTDSIHSCFADYDSQHVTSHGPAAGTSTIDGTVLRDAIDAFYRQPCTPQRRIEAPPPDAP; encoded by the coding sequence ATGAGACAGCCCCTCCTTGCCTTCGCCTTCCTCCTCTTCGGCTGCGGAGATGTTTCTCCGAACGACCTCCTTTCCTCCGGACCGCATTCCGAAGCGCTGGAGGCCGAGCCACAAGGCGCGGAAGCGACCCTGAGCTGCACCCTGCCCGATCGGCCCGTCACGCACGGCCCCAGCACGAGCGAGGAATGGGAGCTCGTCGAGCTCTCGACCGCGACCTATCCCAAGGCGCTCTGCAACGACGGCACGCCGGGCACGTACATGATCCACCGAAACCCCGCGTCCACGAAGTGGCTCATCTGGCTCGAGGGCGGAGGCAATTGCTACGATTCGGCGACCTGTGCCCAGCGCTGGAACAGCAGCGGAGCCAAGCTGATGAGCTCCAAGCAGCTCACCACCCGATTCGCGCAGGGCACGCTCGAATTCCCCTCGCGGGGCGTCTTCTCCGTCGATCAGACAGAAAACCCGACCTTCCATGACGCCAACGTCGTGCGTCTTTCCTACTGTTCGAGCGACGTCTGGTCGGGCGATCTCGCGGGCGACCCGTCCTTGCCCGTGACCGACGTGAAGCACTGGCACTTCCGCGGCCGCGCGATCATCCAGGCCGTGTTCCGCGAGTTGATGCTGCACGAGAACCTCCCGGCCGCGACCGACATCGTGTACGCGGGCGGCTCGGCGGGCGCCGGAGGCGTTCATTTCACGGTCGACGACGTGCGAGCGCAGATGCCCGCCGGCGCGCGTTTCATGGGCATGCCGGACGCCGGCTTCCGCTTCGATCACCCGTCCTACGATCCGAACACGGGCCTGGAGAGCACCGCCGTTCCCACGGATCAACGGATCTTCATCGAGATCGCCGCGGGCAACTGGGGAGGTCGCGGCGACGCGAGCTGCCATGCCGCGGCCACGACCTCGGACGAACACGCGTCCTGCCGCGAGCCCGGCTGGCTCACGACCCACGGCCATATCCGCACGCCGCTGCTCATCATCCAGAACCAGTACGATCACAACCCCCTCGGGCACCTCGGCGTCGATCTCGACAGCAACATGGATGCGGGCGAGATCGGCTACACCGAGCGCTACGCGGCGCGGACGCGCGAGCTGCTCGCGAGCACGGACTCCATTCATTCGTGCTTCGCCGACTACGACTCGCAGCACGTCACCTCGCACGGCCCCGCGGCGGGCACGAGCACGATCGACGGCACCGTGCTGCGCGACGCCATCGACGCGTTCTACCGGCAGCCCTGTACGCCGCAGCGACGCATCGAGGCGCCCCCTCCCGACGCGCCCTGA
- a CDS encoding DUF4139 domain-containing protein, producing the protein MSEPVVEQVRSDEPSQDRAQHPSRVARVTLFEDRAEVVRRASFRASKGARWEAIAGVSLLVDDGTVQAKVTKGEARVLSARVLRRAHEERALGREEIEALEREARAARDRVAAADRAIERSQRGLQHHYELATQWVKSAALGPRKASDPDVAGAYRDGWRAIDGAAKASLDEVARIREERAQADLDRRRAEARLAEGRAEKPRYDAVVEVEIDAAEAGDVEVEITYRLPCALWRPEHLARLVSDGPEATAGTVEIVTYATAWQRTGEAWDDVDLRFSTARPTRAASPPLLADDVLASRKKTEEERRNIVVAAREQSIQLAGLDRGDRAASEMPGVDDGGEPITYIGKERASLPSNGRPCRVEIGRVTVKAELARVVIAVRSPAAHLRATATLEGAGPLLAGPVRLARGASLVGRARLDFVGKGEPFELGFGPDDAIRVRRSEDEKRDTQAITGAQRIERKVTLYLSNLSNKARKVVVTERIPVSEIEDVEIHLAEAGGFSPDKDGFLRATVDVGAHATRTLVYTFELRAGARVMLPAF; encoded by the coding sequence GTGAGTGAGCCCGTGGTGGAGCAGGTTCGTTCGGACGAGCCTTCGCAGGATCGCGCTCAACATCCGAGCCGCGTCGCGCGCGTCACTCTTTTCGAGGACCGCGCCGAGGTCGTGCGTCGCGCCTCCTTCCGCGCCTCGAAAGGCGCGCGCTGGGAGGCCATCGCCGGCGTCTCGCTCCTCGTCGATGACGGCACGGTGCAAGCGAAGGTCACGAAAGGCGAGGCGCGTGTGCTCTCGGCCCGCGTGCTCCGGCGCGCGCACGAGGAGCGGGCGCTCGGGCGTGAGGAGATCGAGGCGCTCGAACGCGAAGCGCGCGCGGCGCGGGATCGCGTGGCCGCGGCCGACCGCGCGATCGAGCGTTCGCAGCGCGGTTTGCAGCACCATTACGAGCTCGCCACGCAATGGGTAAAGAGCGCCGCGCTCGGCCCACGCAAGGCGTCGGATCCGGACGTCGCAGGCGCGTACCGCGACGGCTGGCGCGCGATCGACGGGGCCGCGAAGGCATCCCTCGACGAGGTCGCCCGCATCCGCGAGGAGCGCGCCCAGGCCGACCTCGATCGTCGCCGCGCCGAGGCGCGCCTCGCCGAGGGACGCGCGGAGAAACCACGGTACGACGCTGTCGTCGAGGTCGAGATCGACGCGGCCGAGGCGGGTGATGTCGAGGTCGAGATCACCTACCGCCTGCCCTGCGCGCTCTGGCGCCCCGAGCACCTCGCGCGCCTCGTCTCGGATGGGCCCGAGGCGACCGCGGGTACGGTCGAGATCGTCACGTACGCGACCGCGTGGCAACGCACGGGTGAGGCGTGGGACGACGTCGATCTGCGCTTCTCCACGGCCCGGCCCACGCGCGCGGCCTCGCCGCCGCTGCTCGCCGACGACGTGCTCGCGAGCCGCAAGAAGACCGAGGAGGAGCGCCGAAACATCGTCGTCGCCGCGCGCGAGCAATCGATCCAGCTCGCGGGCCTCGATCGCGGCGATCGTGCCGCCTCCGAGATGCCCGGCGTCGACGACGGCGGCGAGCCGATCACCTACATCGGCAAGGAGCGCGCCTCACTCCCCTCGAACGGACGCCCTTGCCGCGTGGAGATCGGCCGCGTGACCGTGAAGGCCGAACTCGCCCGTGTGGTCATCGCCGTTCGTTCGCCTGCCGCGCACCTTCGCGCCACGGCCACGCTCGAAGGCGCGGGGCCGCTGCTCGCGGGCCCGGTGCGTCTCGCGCGCGGGGCGAGCCTCGTCGGCCGCGCGCGCCTCGATTTCGTGGGCAAGGGCGAGCCCTTCGAGCTCGGCTTTGGCCCGGACGACGCGATCCGCGTGCGCCGCAGCGAGGACGAGAAGCGCGACACGCAAGCGATCACCGGCGCGCAACGCATCGAGCGCAAGGTCACGTTGTACCTCTCGAACCTGTCGAACAAGGCGCGGAAGGTCGTCGTCACCGAGCGGATCCCGGTCAGCGAGATCGAGGACGTCGAGATCCACCTCGCCGAGGCGGGCGGTTTTTCCCCGGACAAAGACGGCTTCCTGCGCGCGACGGTCGACGTTGGCGCGCACGCGACGCGCACGCTCGTGTACACGTTCGAGCTGCGCGCCGGCGCGCGCGTCATGCTGCCCGCGTTCTGA
- the pfp gene encoding diphosphate--fructose-6-phosphate 1-phosphotransferase, with product MSHGPKKVGILVGGGPAPGINAVIGAATIRAVLSGYDVVGIQDGFQWIMKGDLEHARPLSIDDVSRIHFRGGSYLGIARANPTKSQELLEETVLSLLRLEVDKLITIGGDDTAFSASQIALQSKGRLRVVHVPKTIDNDLDLPGYADTFGFQTARHIGVELVENLMVDAKTTHRWYFVVAMGRKAGHLALGIGKAAGATLTLIPEEFPQGGHVRLKTVVDLLAAAIVKRLAAGRADGVAMIAEGLVERMEEHDLEGLAGVERDAHGHVRIAEIAFADILKAEVQKRLRQFGVKATIVPKNIGYELRCADPIPYDMEYARDLGYCAAKYLAEGGTGALVAMVQGSFQAVPFDMIMDPRTGRMRVRMVDIASDRYMIARRYMLRLRKDDFDDSSQLARFANVLDISIEDFQKEFGYLVEHEPIPRTFYPDERQKPSIAPPGK from the coding sequence ATGAGCCACGGTCCGAAAAAGGTCGGTATCCTCGTCGGCGGCGGGCCCGCGCCGGGCATCAACGCGGTCATCGGCGCGGCCACGATCCGCGCGGTCCTCTCCGGCTACGACGTGGTCGGGATCCAGGACGGGTTCCAGTGGATCATGAAGGGCGATCTGGAGCACGCCCGCCCGCTGTCCATCGACGACGTGAGCCGCATCCATTTCCGCGGCGGCTCGTACCTCGGGATCGCGCGCGCGAATCCCACGAAGTCGCAGGAGCTGCTCGAAGAGACCGTCTTGTCCTTGTTGCGGCTCGAAGTGGACAAGCTCATCACGATCGGCGGCGACGATACGGCGTTCTCGGCGTCGCAGATCGCGCTCCAGTCGAAGGGGCGCCTGCGCGTGGTGCACGTGCCGAAGACGATCGACAACGACCTCGATCTGCCGGGGTACGCCGATACGTTCGGCTTCCAGACGGCGCGCCACATCGGCGTCGAGCTCGTCGAAAACCTGATGGTCGACGCGAAGACCACGCATCGCTGGTACTTCGTGGTCGCGATGGGCCGCAAAGCCGGGCACCTCGCGCTCGGCATCGGCAAGGCCGCGGGCGCGACGCTCACGCTGATCCCCGAGGAGTTCCCGCAAGGGGGGCACGTGCGGCTGAAGACCGTGGTGGATTTGCTCGCGGCCGCGATCGTGAAGCGCCTCGCGGCGGGGCGCGCGGACGGCGTGGCCATGATCGCCGAGGGGCTCGTCGAGCGCATGGAGGAGCACGACCTCGAAGGGCTCGCGGGCGTGGAGCGCGACGCGCACGGGCACGTGCGGATCGCGGAGATCGCGTTCGCCGACATCTTGAAGGCCGAGGTGCAGAAGCGGCTGCGTCAGTTCGGGGTCAAAGCGACGATCGTCCCGAAGAACATTGGCTACGAGCTGCGCTGCGCCGATCCGATCCCGTACGACATGGAGTACGCGCGGGACCTCGGGTATTGCGCGGCGAAGTACCTCGCGGAGGGCGGCACGGGCGCGCTCGTGGCGATGGTGCAGGGCTCGTTCCAGGCCGTGCCATTCGACATGATCATGGACCCGAGGACGGGCCGCATGCGCGTGCGGATGGTGGACATCGCGAGCGACCGCTACATGATCGCGCGGAGATACATGCTGCGGCTGCGCAAGGACGACTTCGACGATTCGAGCCAGCTCGCCCGGTTCGCGAACGTGCTCGACATCTCGATCGAGGACTTTCAGAAGGAGTTCGGCTACCTCGTGGAGCACGAGCCGATCCCCCGCACGTTCTACCCCGACGAACGGCAGAAGCCCTCGATCGCGCCACCGGGCAAATGA
- a CDS encoding DUF4139 domain-containing protein gives MTSLALGSHIRRVVVHARGALVTRVVTLPEALPSEPCELVVSGVTPLSEPSSFRALAKGAREVVSVGARFVVPEGPAKTGSARERLRALEAERDALNDTRTHVTGRRNLLAGLSFDLGMDRRLRQANPRTRIEDALATSRLAQEELAVLDARLAEIEASLERVQRAIDAARLAESQASAEERGGSSRPTLACHVRLGAGQGAIEALEIEYVVLAARWWPTYKAWLTKNATRVRLELDALVVQDSGEDWKDVELSLSTADLVHDARLPEIQSLRFGRAQPPAKRGYRPPPPGLDAMFESYDAAMAKLPRAVENIPAPPRPPSPARPGAPSPPRAGVVPPPQAPAPPPPPPGFGPSMDLPAPAAAMPRAAMPMPARSAPAPAKKAAKEEGEVLYSLSAQLGGYGGGAGDFLEETRGGAHDESAPPPALEPDDSWLEFDALVLAPVDDKPRRGRLGRIPDDASRREASSARERIEHLPSPARTQDPLVSRGRFDHRYDAEGRGDVPSNGRPHRVHVKVGEGPASPRFRAVPRESTEVYREARIENPLGAPLCAGPVDVFLEGALVTTAEIAAVDRGGYVQVGLGVEERVRIARNARIEESSAGLLGGSTVVDHHVTVDLTSSLGVPIHVEILERIPVTDDKDVTVKLTSAEPESEAYDQADIGAPVRGGRRFRVEVPAGGKSKITYAYRIKLPAKSEIVGGNRRE, from the coding sequence ATGACCTCGCTCGCCCTCGGCAGCCACATCCGCCGCGTCGTGGTCCACGCGCGCGGCGCCCTCGTCACCCGGGTCGTCACGCTCCCGGAGGCGCTCCCGAGCGAGCCGTGCGAGCTCGTCGTCTCCGGCGTGACGCCGCTCTCCGAGCCGTCGAGCTTCCGCGCGCTCGCCAAGGGCGCACGCGAGGTCGTCTCCGTCGGCGCGCGGTTCGTCGTCCCCGAGGGGCCCGCCAAGACGGGCTCGGCGCGTGAACGCCTGCGCGCCCTCGAAGCCGAACGCGACGCGCTGAACGACACGCGCACGCACGTCACGGGCCGCCGCAACTTGCTCGCCGGGTTGTCCTTCGACCTCGGCATGGATCGACGCCTCCGGCAGGCGAATCCCCGCACGCGGATCGAGGACGCCCTCGCGACCTCGCGCCTCGCCCAGGAGGAGCTCGCCGTGCTCGACGCGCGCCTCGCGGAGATCGAGGCCTCGCTCGAACGCGTCCAGCGCGCCATCGACGCCGCGCGCCTCGCCGAATCGCAGGCGAGCGCCGAGGAGCGCGGGGGTTCGTCCCGACCGACCCTCGCTTGCCACGTACGCCTTGGCGCGGGGCAAGGCGCGATCGAGGCGCTCGAAATCGAGTACGTGGTCCTCGCCGCGCGCTGGTGGCCGACGTACAAGGCTTGGCTCACGAAAAATGCGACGCGCGTGCGGCTCGAGCTCGACGCGCTCGTCGTGCAGGACTCGGGCGAGGACTGGAAGGACGTCGAGCTCTCCCTCTCGACGGCCGACCTCGTGCACGACGCGCGTTTGCCCGAGATTCAATCGCTCCGATTTGGCCGGGCGCAACCTCCGGCGAAGCGTGGGTATCGCCCGCCGCCGCCGGGGCTCGACGCGATGTTCGAATCGTACGACGCGGCCATGGCGAAGCTGCCGCGCGCCGTGGAGAACATCCCTGCACCGCCGCGCCCGCCGTCTCCTGCGCGGCCCGGGGCGCCGTCGCCTCCCCGGGCCGGCGTGGTGCCGCCGCCGCAAGCCCCCGCCCCGCCGCCTCCGCCGCCGGGGTTTGGCCCGTCGATGGATCTGCCTGCGCCCGCGGCGGCCATGCCAAGGGCGGCCATGCCGATGCCCGCGCGGTCGGCGCCTGCGCCGGCCAAAAAGGCGGCAAAGGAGGAGGGCGAGGTCTTGTATTCCCTCTCGGCGCAGCTCGGCGGGTATGGCGGCGGCGCTGGGGACTTCCTCGAAGAAACGAGAGGCGGCGCCCACGACGAAAGCGCGCCGCCGCCCGCCCTCGAGCCCGACGATAGCTGGCTCGAATTCGACGCCCTCGTGCTCGCCCCGGTCGACGACAAACCGCGCCGTGGCCGCCTCGGCCGCATCCCCGACGACGCCTCCCGCCGCGAGGCGAGCTCTGCGCGTGAGCGCATCGAGCACCTGCCGAGCCCCGCGCGCACGCAGGATCCCCTCGTCTCCCGCGGCCGCTTCGACCACCGGTACGACGCCGAAGGCCGCGGCGACGTCCCCTCGAACGGCCGCCCACACCGCGTGCACGTCAAGGTCGGCGAGGGCCCTGCGAGCCCGCGATTCCGCGCCGTCCCGCGCGAATCGACCGAGGTCTACCGCGAGGCCCGCATCGAAAATCCCCTCGGCGCGCCGCTTTGCGCCGGCCCCGTCGATGTCTTCCTCGAAGGCGCGCTCGTCACGACCGCGGAGATCGCGGCCGTCGATCGCGGCGGCTACGTGCAGGTCGGCCTCGGCGTCGAGGAGCGCGTGCGCATCGCGCGAAACGCCCGCATCGAGGAGAGCTCGGCCGGCTTGCTCGGCGGATCCACCGTCGTCGATCATCACGTCACGGTGGACCTCACCTCGTCGCTCGGCGTGCCCATCCACGTCGAGATCCTCGAGCGGATCCCCGTCACCGACGACAAGGACGTCACGGTGAAGCTCACCTCCGCCGAGCCCGAGTCCGAGGCCTACGATCAAGCGGACATCGGCGCGCCCGTGCGCGGCGGCCGTCGCTTCCGGGTCGAGGTGCCCGCGGGCGGCAAGTCGAAGATCACCTACGCCTATCGCATCAAGCTGCCTGCCAAGAGCGAGATCGTCGGAGGAAACCGCCGTGAGTGA
- a CDS encoding MutS family DNA mismatch repair protein produces MSDAPETSSTSDDPHAAQHARRDTLAAEADELARRSARLSGLRGLLFLVALGSLGYGFFRSLPTLGWVLVALGWVVFIAVVAVHGALVTRESEVQTRLGIVDRSLARLAGKLPDALPHGPAAEPRHPYAVDLDVFGSASLFRLLDETRTAPGTTTLARWLGERASPAEIAARQDAVRELAGMPAFREDLATIGASAGTRGRPTEPLVTWAEAEPVLRGGFARTLVRAAFVLVPLTVGLFALSHGLGSALPPLLRRVYLVPFVLQVVVLFLISARIQPVLAQAASKEAPFGRYRDLFARIEAEPLRAPRLVELRAALLGGDDGASACRELATFERVLGFVELRHSGLVHMLANVFLLWDVFCIAALERFRLRAGRHVRGWFKSLGEIEALASLGAFAYEHPTFVFPVVEEGPPCFVAERLGHPLIPTRSRRENDLSIDGPGRGMLVTGSNMSGKSTWLRSMGLAAVLAQAGAPVCAKKLHMTPLSVRTSMRISDSLEQGVSHFYAELEKLKSVVDAADRDEPVFFLLDEVLHGTNSRERHIGARAVVVHLLDKGAIGAVTSHDLALADLEEQTGGRVVNVHFEEHVEEGKMTFDYVLRSGVVSTTNALRLMRLVGINVALPEA; encoded by the coding sequence GTGTCCGACGCGCCCGAAACCTCTTCGACTTCCGACGATCCTCACGCCGCGCAGCACGCGCGCCGGGACACGCTCGCGGCTGAGGCGGACGAGCTCGCGCGCCGCTCTGCGCGCCTCTCCGGCCTCCGCGGGCTCCTCTTCCTCGTGGCCCTCGGCTCGCTCGGATACGGATTTTTCCGTTCGCTCCCGACGCTCGGCTGGGTGCTCGTCGCGCTCGGCTGGGTCGTCTTCATCGCTGTCGTGGCTGTGCACGGCGCGCTCGTCACGCGCGAGTCCGAGGTGCAGACGCGGCTCGGGATCGTGGACCGCTCGCTCGCGCGCCTCGCCGGCAAACTGCCCGACGCGCTCCCGCATGGACCCGCGGCCGAGCCGCGTCATCCTTATGCGGTCGACCTCGACGTCTTCGGATCCGCCTCGCTCTTCCGCCTCCTCGACGAGACGCGCACCGCGCCTGGCACCACGACGCTCGCGCGCTGGCTCGGCGAGCGCGCCTCGCCCGCTGAGATCGCGGCCCGACAGGATGCCGTGCGCGAGCTCGCGGGCATGCCTGCGTTCCGGGAAGACCTCGCCACGATCGGCGCCTCCGCGGGCACGCGTGGCCGCCCCACCGAGCCTCTCGTCACATGGGCCGAGGCCGAGCCTGTGCTCCGCGGCGGTTTTGCGCGGACGCTCGTGCGCGCGGCGTTCGTCCTCGTGCCGCTCACCGTGGGCCTCTTTGCGCTCTCGCACGGGCTCGGGAGCGCGCTCCCGCCGCTGCTCCGCCGGGTGTACCTCGTCCCGTTCGTCCTCCAGGTCGTCGTCCTTTTCCTCATCAGCGCGAGGATCCAGCCCGTGCTCGCGCAGGCGGCGTCGAAGGAGGCTCCGTTCGGCCGATACCGCGACCTTTTCGCGCGCATCGAGGCCGAGCCGCTGCGCGCGCCACGCCTCGTCGAGCTCCGCGCGGCGCTGCTCGGCGGCGACGACGGCGCCTCGGCTTGCCGCGAGCTCGCCACGTTCGAGCGTGTCCTCGGCTTCGTCGAGCTCCGCCACTCCGGGCTCGTGCACATGCTCGCGAACGTCTTCTTGCTTTGGGACGTCTTCTGCATCGCCGCGCTCGAGCGTTTCCGCCTGCGCGCGGGGCGCCACGTGCGCGGCTGGTTCAAGTCCCTCGGCGAGATCGAGGCGCTCGCGAGCCTCGGCGCGTTCGCGTACGAACATCCGACGTTCGTGTTTCCCGTCGTCGAGGAGGGCCCGCCGTGCTTCGTGGCCGAGCGGCTCGGGCATCCGCTGATCCCGACGCGCTCGCGGCGGGAGAATGACCTTTCGATCGACGGGCCGGGGCGGGGGATGCTGGTCACCGGCTCCAACATGAGCGGCAAGAGCACGTGGCTCCGCTCGATGGGCCTCGCGGCCGTGCTCGCGCAGGCGGGGGCACCCGTGTGCGCGAAAAAGCTTCACATGACGCCGCTCTCGGTGCGCACGAGCATGCGGATCAGCGACTCGCTCGAGCAGGGCGTCTCGCATTTTTATGCCGAGCTCGAGAAGCTCAAATCCGTGGTCGACGCGGCGGATCGCGACGAGCCCGTCTTTTTCCTCCTCGACGAGGTCCTTCACGGAACGAACTCGCGCGAGCGCCACATCGGCGCGCGCGCCGTCGTCGTCCACCTCCTCGACAAGGGCGCGATCGGCGCCGTCACCTCGCACGACCTCGCGCTCGCGGACCTCGAAGAGCAGACGGGTGGCCGCGTCGTGAACGTGCATTTCGAGGAGCACGTCGAGGAGGGGAAGATGACGTTCGATTACGTGCTCCGGTCCGGCGTCGTCTCCACCACGAACGCCCTGCGGCTCATGCGGCTCGTGGGGATCAACGTCGCGCTCCCCGAGGCGTGA
- the nadE gene encoding NAD(+) synthase, producing the protein MRLVKIGVASVNATIGAVRSNVDRCIRLATAMAEDDVTLAVFPEQVVGGYAAEDLVQWQAFVESQRRELERFAVETARFRTVFVLGLTVGVDGDLFNVGALVHGGKILAFVPKEKLPTYNVFYEARVFSRGVPGLNLDARGVFCGDRIFQFDFGLLAIEVCEDIWSPDGPMRRRCYSGAEIVCNLSASPFRAGVVGTRREMIATRASDNQCTIAYANLVGANDGLVFDGGGFVNQNGRPMLEATRFREGYAATVVDLDRTIRSRREASTWRSDLEAFRREQAPVPAAVLHEKTADRSKLRYPAPPPGTSFFLPSANLPVKTPREELLDDFYDALALGVADYYRKIGAFRRIGLALSGGRDSLLTLLVAHRAAALLHPELEGAALHAAAGAMISAFYMPSRYSSDATQNAAARICADLGVSFMIVPIEDAFVRELDATRTLLGPDGPEPTELTKQNVQARIRGQRMWNWSNTSGALFLQTGNMSEKALGYTTVGGDLEGAFSVIANLPKTVVIALLERLEKRFGYPGIRATLDTTAGPELAANQSGEAELMPFEVLDACLYLYGAEKLAPNEVALALTSVFPDRDPAQLALWAEKFARLFTQSIFKWVQSPLAIHLGSLDLDRERALQLPVVQRTEWKGG; encoded by the coding sequence ATGAGGCTCGTGAAGATCGGGGTTGCCAGCGTGAACGCGACCATCGGCGCCGTCCGCTCGAACGTGGATCGGTGCATCCGCCTCGCGACGGCGATGGCCGAGGACGACGTCACGCTCGCGGTGTTCCCGGAGCAGGTCGTCGGCGGGTACGCGGCGGAGGACCTCGTGCAGTGGCAGGCGTTCGTCGAGAGCCAGCGGCGCGAGCTCGAGCGTTTCGCCGTGGAGACCGCGCGGTTCCGCACGGTGTTCGTCCTCGGCCTGACCGTCGGCGTCGACGGCGACCTCTTCAACGTCGGCGCGCTCGTGCACGGCGGGAAGATCCTCGCGTTCGTGCCGAAGGAAAAACTCCCGACGTACAACGTCTTCTACGAGGCGCGCGTGTTCTCGCGCGGCGTGCCCGGCTTGAACCTCGATGCGCGCGGTGTGTTCTGCGGCGATCGGATCTTCCAGTTCGATTTCGGCCTCCTCGCGATCGAGGTCTGCGAGGACATCTGGTCGCCGGACGGCCCGATGCGCCGGCGTTGTTACTCGGGCGCGGAGATCGTCTGCAACCTCTCGGCCTCGCCGTTCCGCGCGGGCGTCGTGGGCACGCGGCGGGAGATGATCGCGACGCGGGCCTCGGACAACCAGTGCACGATCGCGTACGCGAACCTCGTCGGCGCCAATGATGGCCTCGTCTTCGACGGCGGCGGGTTCGTCAACCAAAACGGCCGGCCCATGCTGGAGGCGACGCGCTTCCGCGAGGGATACGCGGCGACGGTCGTCGACCTCGATCGCACGATCCGCAGCCGCCGCGAGGCGAGCACCTGGAGAAGCGACCTCGAAGCCTTCCGGCGCGAGCAGGCGCCCGTGCCCGCGGCCGTGCTCCACGAGAAGACGGCCGATCGCTCGAAGCTGCGTTACCCCGCGCCGCCGCCCGGGACCTCGTTCTTCTTGCCCTCGGCGAACCTGCCGGTGAAGACGCCGCGCGAGGAGCTGCTCGACGATTTTTACGACGCGCTCGCGCTCGGCGTCGCCGACTACTATCGCAAGATCGGCGCGTTCCGCCGCATCGGCCTCGCGCTCTCGGGCGGGCGGGACTCGCTGCTCACGTTGCTCGTCGCGCATCGCGCCGCCGCGCTGCTCCACCCCGAGCTCGAAGGCGCGGCGCTGCACGCGGCGGCGGGCGCCATGATCAGCGCGTTCTACATGCCGTCACGTTATTCGAGCGACGCCACGCAAAACGCGGCCGCGCGCATCTGCGCCGACCTCGGCGTCTCGTTCATGATCGTGCCGATCGAGGACGCGTTCGTGCGCGAGCTCGACGCGACGCGCACCCTGCTCGGACCGGACGGACCCGAGCCGACCGAGCTCACGAAGCAGAACGTGCAGGCGCGGATTCGTGGCCAGCGCATGTGGAACTGGTCGAACACGAGCGGCGCGCTCTTCCTGCAGACGGGGAACATGAGCGAGAAGGCGCTCGGGTACACGACCGTCGGCGGTGACCTCGAGGGCGCCTTCAGCGTGATCGCGAACCTGCCGAAGACCGTGGTCATCGCGCTGCTCGAACGCCTGGAGAAGCGGTTTGGCTATCCGGGCATCCGCGCGACGCTGGACACCACGGCGGGCCCCGAGCTCGCGGCGAACCAGTCGGGCGAGGCCGAGCTCATGCCGTTCGAGGTGCTCGATGCGTGCCTCTACCTCTACGGCGCGGAGAAACTCGCGCCGAACGAGGTGGCGCTCGCGCTCACGAGCGTGTTCCCGGATCGGGATCCGGCGCAGCTCGCCCTGTGGGCGGAGAAGTTTGCGCGCCTCTTCACGCAATCGATCTTCAAGTGGGTGCAATCGCCGCTGGCGATTCACCTCGGCTCGCTCGACCTCGACCGCGAGCGCGCGTTGCAATTGCCTGTCGTGCAGCGGACGGAGTGGAAGGGCGGGTGA
- a CDS encoding GNAT family N-acetyltransferase yields METVSIRLAHAGDVETLAQNHRAMALETEGKTLDRETTILGTRAVIEDSAKGFYLVAEREGVTVGQLLVTFEWSDWRNGTFWWIQSVYVAEGARRTGVYRALHDHVLGKARADKGVCGVRLYVDKENHRAQATYAAMGMRAAHYDVFEIDFVLG; encoded by the coding sequence ATGGAGACCGTGTCGATTCGCCTCGCGCACGCGGGGGACGTGGAGACGCTCGCGCAGAACCACCGCGCGATGGCCCTCGAAACCGAAGGGAAAACCCTCGATCGGGAGACGACGATCCTGGGCACGCGCGCGGTGATCGAGGATTCGGCAAAAGGGTTTTACCTCGTGGCCGAGCGCGAGGGCGTGACGGTCGGGCAGCTCCTCGTGACGTTCGAGTGGAGCGACTGGCGAAACGGGACGTTCTGGTGGATCCAGTCGGTCTACGTCGCCGAGGGCGCGCGGCGCACGGGCGTCTACCGGGCGCTGCACGATCACGTGCTCGGCAAGGCGCGGGCCGACAAGGGCGTCTGCGGCGTGCGGCTCTACGTGGACAAAGAGAATCATCGCGCGCAAGCGACGTACGCGGCGATGGGGATGCGCGCCGCGCATTACGACGTTTTCGAGATCGATTTCGTGCTCGGCTGA